The following coding sequences are from one Eucalyptus grandis isolate ANBG69807.140 chromosome 11, ASM1654582v1, whole genome shotgun sequence window:
- the LOC104420773 gene encoding uncharacterized protein LOC104420773 — MAISSSKCGSNCHVRSISLPSRSHPTTLRIVDLINKLQSSWDEASTSSSGSICARLSGLEGVYVCLDDLLNIRSTQQTLSCSQREEFINELLDGSIQLLDVCDYIRQTLSCLKEQVSALQSALRRRKGESGIEMGVAEYTNFRKRMKKDAKRLMAVLRKMAAKFEDGQLENEDHHLSSVMRVVRDANLLSTSIFQSLLSFMAIQMSRPNRQISKWSIVSKLVHSKGAISCDEEDKQEAVNELESVDCTLTTMCKHMSREGADIEKLQVTQCKLEDLEIGIGRIEDALEGLYRCLIGTRASLLNIMSQ; from the coding sequence ATGGCCATATCTTCATCCAAATGCGGAAGCAATTGCCATGTTAGGTCAATTAGCTTGCCTTCAAGATCCCATCCCACCACTCTTAGGATTGTTGATTTGATCAACAAGCTCCAATCATCATGGGATGAGGCATCCACTTCGTCGTCTGGGTCGATTTGCGCCAGGCTCTCGGGCCTCGAGGGAGTGTACGTTTGCTTGGATGATCTCCTCAATATTAGATCAACTCAACAAACCCTCTCTTGCAGCCAACGAGAGGAATTCATCAATGAGCTATTGGATGGATCCATCCAGCTACTAGATGTTTGCGACTACATTAGGCAAACCCTATCGTGCCTTAAGGAACAAGTGAGCGCTCTCCAATCTGCTCTCCGGCGGAGAAAAGGCGAATCGGGCATTGAAATGGGTGTCGCAGAATACACCAATTTCAGGAAGAGAATGAAGAAGGATGCCAAAAGATTGATGGCTGTATTGAGGAAGATGGCTGCCAAATTTGAAGATGGTCAACTGGAGAATGAAGATCACCACCTCTCATCAGTGATGAGAGTGGTGAGAGATGCTAATTTATTGAGCACTTCCATTTTCCAATCTTTATTGTCATTCATGGCAATTCAAATGTCAAGGCCCAACAGGCAAATTAGCAAGTGGTCCATAGTCTCCAAATTGGTGCATTCAAAGGGGGCAATATCATGTGATGAAGAAGATAAGCAAGAGGCTGTTAATGAGTTGGAATCTGTGGATTGTACTCTCACCACAATGTGCAAGCACATGTCAAGAGAAGGGGCTGATATCGAGAAGTTGCAAGTCACACAATGTAAATTGGAGGATTTGGAGATTGGGATTGGAAGGATTGAGGATGCCTTAGAGGGATTGTACAGGTGCTTGATTGGAACAAGGGCCTCTCTTTTGAATATCATGTCACAGTAA
- the LOC120289966 gene encoding uncharacterized protein LOC120289966, translated as MAISSSKCRSNCHVRSISLPSRSHPTTLRTLDSINKLQSSQDEASTSLSGSVCAGLTGLEGVYVCMDDLLNMRSTQQTLSCSRQEGFINVLLDGSIQVLDVCDYSSQILLRLKEQVRALQSTLRRRKGEPCIEIGVAEYTNFRKAMKKDAKRLMAVLRKMAAKFEDGQLENENNHLSSVMRVVRDANLLSTSIFQSLLSFLATPVSRPNRQISRWSIVSKLVYPKGAISCDQEDKQGDVNELECVDCALTTMCKHMSREGVDGEKLQVAQCELEDLEIGIGRIEDALEGLHRNAKAEKSSDAHMLRWQPLTLDTLKINIDSSFARNEGATSNLEENKRAAEGVISYLEENRGATEHRGAIAYIYRDSRGHLVDGFSKMVAASSVEQAEALALLETLHFLSTRSNRSLQVQ; from the exons ATGGCTATATCTTCATCCAAATGCAGAAGTAATTGCCATGTTAGGTCAATTAGCTTGCCTTCCAGATCCCATCCCACCACTCTCAGGACTCTTGATTCGATCAACAAGCTCCAATCATCACAGGACGAGGCCTCCACTTCATTGTCTGGGTCGGTCTGCGCCGGGCTCACGGGCCTTGAGGGAGTCTACGTTTGTATGGATGATCTGCTCAACATGAGATCAACTCAACAAACCCTCTCTTGCAGCCGACAGGAGGGATTCATCAATGTGCTATTGGATGGATCAATCCAAGTACTAGATGTTTGTGACTACTCTAGCCAAATCTTGTTGCGCCTCAAAGAACAGGTGCGCGCTCTCCAATCCACTCTCCGGCGGAGAAAGGGCGAACCATGCATTGAGATAGGTGTCGCGGAATACACCAACTTTAGGAAGGCAATGAAGAAGGATGCTAAAAGATTGATGGCTGTATTGAGGAAAATGGCGGCCAAATTTGAAGATGGTCAATTGGAGAATGAAAATAACCACCTCTCATCAGTGATGAGAGTGGTGAGAGATGCTAATCTGTTGAGCACTTCAATATTCCAATCTCTATTGTCCTTCTTGGCAACGCCAGTGTCAAGGCCCAACAGGCAAATTAGCAGGTGGTCCATAGtctccaaattggtatatccaAAGGGAGCAATATCATGCGATCAAGAAGATAAGCAAGGGGATGTGAATGAGTTGGAATGTGTTGATTGTGCACTCACTACCATGTGCAAACACATGTCAAGAGAAGGGGTTGATGGCGAGAAGTTACAGGTCGCACAATGTGAATTGGAGGATTTGGAGATTGGAATTGGAAGGATTGAGGATGCCTTGGAGGGATTGCACAG aaacgcaaaagCAGAGAAAAGTAGCGACGCTCACATGCTAAGATGGCAACCCCTGACCTTGGATACTCTGAAAATCAACATTGACTCCTCCTTTGCTCGGAATGAAGGCGCGACATCAAATCTTGAGGAGAATAAACGAGCGGCTGAAGGCGTGATATCATATCTTGAGGAGAACAGAGGAGCGACCGAGCACAGGGGAGCAATCGCCTACATCTACCGAGACTCTCGGGGTCACTTGGTCGACGGCTTCTCAAAGATGGTGGCGGCATCCTCGGTGGAACAAGCGGAAGCACTTGCTCTCTTGGAAACCCTACACTTCCTCTCCACCAGATCTAACCGAAGCCTACAAGTACAATGA